A segment of the Chloroflexota bacterium genome:
AATGGAAAACCTGGGGACCGAAATTATTGACGGGCGTGGATATTCACGGCGCGACACTTGGCATCGTTGGCTTTGGGCGGATTGGGCAAGGCATGGCGAAACGCGCGAGCGGCTTTGGAATGCGCGTGCTGTACTACGATGTCTATCGCCGCGAGGACTTGGAAAAATCAATGGGCGTGACGTTCGCCGATCTCGACACGTTGTATCGCGAATCCGATTTCGTTTCCGTGCACACCGATCTCAACGATACGACGCGGCACATGCTCAACGCAAGCGCGTTCGCGAAAATGAAAAAAACCGCGATCGTCATCAACACCGCGCGCGGTCCGATCATTGATCCGAACGATTTGTACGATGCACTCAAGAACGGCGTCATCGGTGGCGCGGGTCTCGACGTGACCGAACCCGAACCGCTCCCGATTGAGAGTCCGTTGTACTCGTTGCCGAATTGTCTCATCGTTCCGCACATCGCGAGCGCATCCGTCGCGACGCGCGCAAAGATGGCGCAGATGGCGGCGGCGAATCTCATCGCCGGTCTGCGCGGCGACAAACTGCCGACGTGCGTGAATCCGCAGGTGTACGAACGGGGAATTAGAAAGTAATTATTTCCCACGAAGGACACGAAGAAACACGAAGGTTTTATTTTTTCCTCTGCGCTCTCCGTGTGCTCTGTGGTAAGAACAATATGAGTAGCAACAGCCAAACCAGAAAGTGAGCCGACTATGGCACGTGTGATGGTACACAACCAAGAAATCGAATTGACCATCGCCCAAATCATCGAAGCGATTCGTCAACTCAAACCAGAAGAACAAAGCATCATTCGCCGCGCGTTGAATGATCGCGCGTGGTCTGAACGAACGGATGATTTGCTGACGCGCGTATGGGCGAAAGTTCAAGACACTCCAATCACCGAGGACGAAATCAATGCAGAAGTTGAAGCGGTTCGGCAGACGCTCCACACCGCGAGTCGTCATTGACACTAACTTGTTCGTGCGCGGCTTGATGAATGGTCCGGTGACGCGTCCCTTAATCGAAGCATGGAAACAAAAACGATTCACGCTCGTCACTTCGGAAGCGTTGTTGACTGAAATCGTCACCGTGCTCGCCCGCCCCAAATTCCGGCGCTACTTTGCGCTTGCCGATGTGACCGAATTAGTGCAACTCATTGTCGAGCAAGGCGAAATCGTCGAGCCGACAGTCCGGCTCCAACTCTGTCGCGATCCCAAAGACAATGTTTTTCTCGACATCGCCGTAACCGGACATTGCAACTTTCTCGTGACGGGGGACGATGACCTCAAAGGTGATGACGCGCTGAAATCAAAAATGCAAAACACCTACGGCGTTTCAATCCTCAGCGCACCTGAATTCATCCGCGCACTCGATGCACCCCAAGGGTGCTTGCCTTTTTGAAAACCAACTATGAATCGCCTCTGGACACCCTGGCGAATGGCGTATCTCAAACCGCCGAAAGAAACCAAGATGAGCGGCTGTATTTTTTGCGACAAGTTCAACGCCGACCGCGCGTGTGATCGCGATAATCTTTTGCTCGTGCGCGGACAACGCGCCGCGCTCGTGATGAACTTGTATCCGTACACGAACGGGCACTTGATGGTCGCGCCGTACACGCACACGGGCGAACTCGAATCGCTCGACGGCGAGACATTGAAAGAAATGATGTTGCTCGTGAGTCGCGGCATTCGCGCCTTGCGCCAGTACGCCAATCCGCACGGCTTTAACGTCGGCGCAAACCTGGGTCGCGTCGCCGGCGCGGGCGTCGAAGATCACGTTCACCTGCACATCGTCCCGCGCTGGAGCGGCGACACGAACTTTATGCCTGTGCTCGCGGACACGCGGATGATTCCGGAATTACTCCCTGACACCTACGACCGTTTGCTTAACGCATTGCTGGCTGATGAAAAAGAAGCGGGCTAGTCCCGCTTTTTTGTTGTGATATGGCGACCACAGATTACACAGATTACACAGGATTTTTTGAGACTGTAGCACGCTTCCGACATTTTTTGATTCACCACAGAGGCACAGAGCGCGCAGAGTTTTTTTATTTTTCTGTGCCCTCTGTGTTTCTGTGGTGAAAATCAAATGCTTTTCGGCAGCCATGCTACAGTGGCGATTTTTTCTGTGTAATCCGTGAAATCCGTGGTTCATCATCTTTCGACGTGTAGAATCAGAATTGAAATGAGAAAATCATCCTGGGATCGCGCACTCGATCTAATCAAACCCGGCGAGAGCATCGAAGATCAAAACCGCTGGCATCTCTACGGCGAAATCGCGTGGTACGGCGTTCTGTTTGGAATGATTCAAGCGTTCCTGCCGGTGTTCGTTCTCCGCTTGGGCGGCAGCGATGTGCACGTTGGATTGGTCACCGCGTTGCCTGCGCTCATCATCGCCGTGTTTTCAATGCCAGGCAGTTTGCTCGTCGAACGCGAGCGCAAGCCATTGTCGGCGTTGATTTTCAGCGCGTTGATCCAACGCAGCGGTTACCTCGCGATTGCGCTCGTCCCCTTTTTTTTCGTGACGCACCGCGCGGACCTTGTCATCGTACTCATCGGCTTGTTGAGTATTCCACTCGCCATCGCCGCGATCGGTTTCACCGCGATGTTCGCGCGCGCGGTGAAACCGGAGCGACGCGCCCACGTCGTCAGTATTCGCAACGTCTGGCTTGGCGTCTCAAGCACCGCAGTCGCGTTGCTCGGGGGACGCTTCCTCGACTGGGTTGTGTTTCCGCTCAACTTTCAAATTCTCTTCGCGATCGGTTTTCTCGCCGGCATGGTGGGCTTGTACCATCTGGCGCGTTTACATGTGCCGAATGAACCGTCCGTTGCGCCCACGCGCACGCGCTTGTCGTGGCGCGCGACGCTGACGATGGTGACCACGCAGCGCGCGTTCGCGCGCTATGCGATCACGCTCTTTATCTATCACTGGGGCTTGTTCTTCGCCGCGCCGCTCTTTACGATTTACTGGGTGCGTAACCTGGGCGCGAGCGATGGTTGGATCGGCATCATCAACATGGTCACGAACGCGACCACGATCATTGCGTTCCCGTTGTGGGGACGGGCGGCGACGCGCCAGGGCAATCGCCGCGTGTTGATTTTGACGAGCGCGGCGCTCGCGAGCATTCCGATCGTGACCGCGTTCGCGCCGTCGCTCGAAACGTTATTGTTCGTCGCGTTCTTGGGCGGCGTGATCGCGCCGGGCTTTTCGCTCGCGTTCTTTAACGGTCTGCTCGAAGCGTGTCCCGAACAACATCGCGCGACGTACGTCGGCGCGTTCAACGCGCTCATCAATGTCGCCGCGTTCCTCGCGCCGATTCTGTCGTCCTCGCTCACCGTGCTGTTCAGCGTACCGCTGTTGCTCGTCGTCGCCGGCGCAATGCGCTTGACCGGCGCGATATTGATCTGGCGCGGACGCGCGCTCGCGCCGTAAAAAATAATCGGGACGATACCTACATCGTCCCGACCACACAATCATTTTTTCGCACTTGTTTTATTCGCCGGTTTCTTGACTGCTTTCTTTACCGGTTTTTTCGCCAGCTTGGTCGCGATCGCTTTGATCGGCACGAACACCTCGGCGCGCAATACCTCGCCCGGCATACTCAGGTACACTTCGAGCGGCGCGCCATCATCGCGATACCCTTGCGCGCGCAACCAATCGTACACCTCGTTGTACGCCGCCGTAATGTTCGCCTCGCCTTGGTACACAATTGTCGCGGCGCTGAACTTTATAATATCCTTCACCTGCACATCGCCCGACGCTTGCGCGTCCGCCGAAACCGGCACGCACAATTCGCTCCGCAATTTCTCGACCGGCACCTTGGCGGGATCGTCGTAGTAAATCCCGAACGACGCGCCAGCCGGTAAAAGTTGATGTTCGCCCAGCCACGCGAACAACCTAGCAAACCCGCGCGGGATCGCTTCGTTGAACGGACCAACTTCGGTCACGTACGCCACACGCGTCTTGGGAAATTCCTTGATCTCTGGCATCGCTCCCTCCTCTAAAATTTTAGATTTTGGATTTTCGATTTTCCTTACCCATCACTCGAATCGTCTTTGGTCTCCGCGCCGATCAAGCGATCCACGAGCGTACTGCCCACGCCCGCGCACACATCGGTCGGCAAATAGTGAATGATCGAAGCGTCGAACAACACATTCGCCGATGCCGGAAAATCTTCGTCGCCGGCATAGTACACCGCGGCGACGCGCACACGCGGCAATGCGGTGAACGCGAATGCCGCATCGCCGAGTTGTAATTTTTCGCCGCCCAGTTGCTTCGCCGCGCGCTCGAACACACTGATGCGATTGTCAATCGCTTTGGCAAGCCGGTCGCCGCTGTACCCTTGGTACGCCTGATGATAAAACATCCCGCTGGGCAAATCGCGGAACGCCACCCACTTGCCTTCAAGCGGCGAACCGTCCGCGTTCAACAAATAGTACAGAAACATCGCGGTGCGATTCAAACCGCACACAAACCTGTCGGCTTCGCGGCGAACTTCCAAGTCGGGAAACGCAATCGTGTATGCCTCGCGAAAGAACGCCATCCGTAATCCGCCATCTGCTAATTCCCCGCCCGTCCGCACAGCGTACTCGCGCGGATCGCCGCCGCGTAATTTCTCGCGCATCGCCTCCACCTGGGCGATCATTTTTTCGCGCATCGGTGTTGTCACAAATTACTCCTCAACATTTGATTTTCGATCTACGCAATACGCAATACGAATTACGTGATGCGTGTCACGGCTCCAGCACCAACCGCGCCTTGGTCTGCGCGTCCACCTTTTCACGCGACCACGCGAGCGCGTGGTACTCGCCGCGCAACCAAGGGACGATCATATCGGTGTAATGCTCGCTCGCCGGATGCCCCGATTGACCGGGCAGATGCACCGCTCGCGAATTGTCCCAGTCCGCGAGATCAATGATCTGTCGCCACGACGGAAGAAAATGCGCCGAGTGAATCGGAAAGCCGGGCAGGTACGCGCCTTGCAGCACCGTGCTCGGATCGCCGCCGAGAGGACGCGGCGCGCGACTGAAAATTTTGTCGAGCGGCTTGACCGCGCCGAGCGCGTGATCCAAATGAATCTGATGCAAGTTGCCCCATGACCAGCGCGACAGGTCGTCGCCGTATTTTTGTCGCAGCGCGGCAATCGCATCGCCGAACGCCAGCGTGAGAAAT
Coding sequences within it:
- a CDS encoding D-glycerate dehydrogenase yields the protein MSKPKVFVSRLIPEEGLAMMRDLTEMTVWEGELPPPREVMLHQARESDGLVTLLTDKVDSELMDVNPHLKVISNYAVGFDNINIPAATERGIPIGNTPGVLTDTTADLAFTLLMAVARRIQESIDYVRAGKWKTWGPKLLTGVDIHGATLGIVGFGRIGQGMAKRASGFGMRVLYYDVYRREDLEKSMGVTFADLDTLYRESDFVSVHTDLNDTTRHMLNASAFAKMKKTAIVINTARGPIIDPNDLYDALKNGVIGGAGLDVTEPEPLPIESPLYSLPNCLIVPHIASASVATRAKMAQMAAANLIAGLRGDKLPTCVNPQVYERGIRK
- a CDS encoding MFS transporter codes for the protein MRKSSWDRALDLIKPGESIEDQNRWHLYGEIAWYGVLFGMIQAFLPVFVLRLGGSDVHVGLVTALPALIIAVFSMPGSLLVERERKPLSALIFSALIQRSGYLAIALVPFFFVTHRADLVIVLIGLLSIPLAIAAIGFTAMFARAVKPERRAHVVSIRNVWLGVSSTAVALLGGRFLDWVVFPLNFQILFAIGFLAGMVGLYHLARLHVPNEPSVAPTRTRLSWRATLTMVTTQRAFARYAITLFIYHWGLFFAAPLFTIYWVRNLGASDGWIGIINMVTNATTIIAFPLWGRAATRQGNRRVLILTSAALASIPIVTAFAPSLETLLFVAFLGGVIAPGFSLAFFNGLLEACPEQHRATYVGAFNALINVAAFLAPILSSSLTVLFSVPLLLVVAGAMRLTGAILIWRGRALAP
- a CDS encoding HIT domain-containing protein, coding for MNRLWTPWRMAYLKPPKETKMSGCIFCDKFNADRACDRDNLLLVRGQRAALVMNLYPYTNGHLMVAPYTHTGELESLDGETLKEMMLLVSRGIRALRQYANPHGFNVGANLGRVAGAGVEDHVHLHIVPRWSGDTNFMPVLADTRMIPELLPDTYDRLLNALLADEKEAG
- a CDS encoding GyrI-like domain-containing protein, yielding MPEIKEFPKTRVAYVTEVGPFNEAIPRGFARLFAWLGEHQLLPAGASFGIYYDDPAKVPVEKLRSELCVPVSADAQASGDVQVKDIIKFSAATIVYQGEANITAAYNEVYDWLRAQGYRDDGAPLEVYLSMPGEVLRAEVFVPIKAIATKLAKKPVKKAVKKPANKTSAKK
- a CDS encoding DUF3786 domain-containing protein — translated: MTTPMREKMIAQVEAMREKLRGGDPREYAVRTGGELADGGLRMAFFREAYTIAFPDLEVRREADRFVCGLNRTAMFLYYLLNADGSPLEGKWVAFRDLPSGMFYHQAYQGYSGDRLAKAIDNRISVFERAAKQLGGEKLQLGDAAFAFTALPRVRVAAVYYAGDEDFPASANVLFDASIIHYLPTDVCAGVGSTLVDRLIGAETKDDSSDG
- a CDS encoding putative toxin-antitoxin system toxin component, PIN family, with protein sequence MQKLKRFGRRSTPRVVIDTNLFVRGLMNGPVTRPLIEAWKQKRFTLVTSEALLTEIVTVLARPKFRRYFALADVTELVQLIVEQGEIVEPTVRLQLCRDPKDNVFLDIAVTGHCNFLVTGDDDLKGDDALKSKMQNTYGVSILSAPEFIRALDAPQGCLPF